CGTAAAGGTTGGCGGGAATGCGTTGATAATTCCAACCCTTGGATTGGATCAGATAGACTGCGATAGCGCCAGCGCAAACAAGGATCACAAGAGCGGTGGAATGGTTTTTCTGCGGGGTCAGCGCCATAAGTACCAAGGCGAATGCCAATACAGCAATCAAGGTGTTGGAGCGCACTAGCATATCTGAAAAAGGCGAGTCAAAAGCGCCATAAAGCTGAAGCGTACGGGGAACAACACTATCGAAATAGGCCGGGTGCAGGAAGTACGAGGCTACGACATACGCAATTAGCAGCGCAGCGGGCAATACAAACTCGACCCTTAGGGCCGGGCGCAGGCTGCGGGCGGCGAAAGCCTTGTAGATAAGGATTAACAGCGGCAACAAAAGGAAATAATGCTTGAGCGCGACACCCAGAAGCGCCCATGTCGCGATGGCGGCGCGGTGTGCCCTGCTCGGGGGATCGTCGAGTAAACTCATCACCAGGAACGGCAAAAAGAATATCGTGAACAAGTGATCGCGCTGCCCGAAATCGCCAATGGGCAGCAAGACTAACCCAATAGCTGCGACCCCAAGAAAGGTGCGGCGCAGCAGAGTTGGAATTGTTGAAGAGCGCAGCAACAACGCCCACGACATCATGAGAGATACTGCAATCAGGACAAAAACAAAGGCTTTGTAAACCGCAATTGAAGGCAGCCCGACGACACCGGATATCCAGACCGGTATTGCCGTCAGGTAATACGCCAGCGGTGGATTCAGCTCAAAGATTTTGTCGTAGATCGGCAGCCCATCCAGCCACCAGCGGGTCGAGATCAGATACCAGCTGATATCATGGCTCAGCATCGTGCCAGACAGCATGAAAACACCCAGCACCATGACCAGGAAAGGGGCAAGAAGATCGCGGATCATGCGCGGAATACGAAAAATTTCATCATCACAAACGAACATAACGGCACTACTATTAGGACTGTCAGGAAGGACACCACCGGCGGGTAGCGGTACAGCAGGGTCGGGATGAGCAGCGCCAGCGCCAACCCCATGGCTGTTGCAGCGACAAACCTTGAAACCTCGAACGGTGAGGCGGCACCGTTACGGAATGTCAGGTGTTTATGACTCAGATACGCGAAAGCTGCGGCCAGCGCATAGGCAATCGCCGAGGCGGGGATGGTGGCAAGCCCGATAAGACCATTCAGCGTTGCGGCAAATACAAAATAAAGTGCGGAGTTGGCAGCCCCCACGCCGGTAAATCGCAACATCTGTCCCGCCACCCGTCTGAAACTCATGGCACTCGGCCGATGGCGGCGTATTGCGCACCAAGGGGTAGCCAATGCAATCGGCGCTCAAGCCTTCTGAAGCCGGGCTTGTTGGATGGGAAAAACACAAAATTGCGGATTGCAACGTCGATCAGGCCAGCCTCCCGCATGCGACGGCGCATATTGCGCGTGCCGAGCAAGACCGCGTCAGCGTCAAACGGGCAACGAGCTACAGACAGGCGCGTTCCGGGGTTGATCGGGTTATGCTCGATCAGGCAAACCAGCCCACCGGGGGCGACGACCCGGCCCAGTTCGGCCATAAAATTCTTCCAATCCGCAGGCGGCACATGGTGCATAACGCAGATCGACAGGCTCATGTCAAAATAGTTGTCATCGTAGGGCAGGGTCCGCCCGTCGTAGACTTTGTATAGATTGGCTGGGTTATCGGCACGAGCGCGGTTGATGCTGTCTTTTGATACATCTACGCCATTAACCAACGAAAACATTGGCGAAATCAGCGGATGCAATGCACCAATACCACAACCAACATCCAGGAGCTTGGGGCGTGGGCGTTCCTTTAACCGCAGAGCAAGAAGATCTTGGATCATTAACGCTTTGGACTGCTGAAAAAAATCATGCGACAGGCCGGAAAAGCTGATGGATTGTTCAACCGTATCGGAATAGCGGTCGCTATAGGCGTCAAATTGGTCTTTAGCCATGAGATACTCGTTTAGGATTCGGCATTTGCACAACATTTGCCACGCCGATGCTTTCCGAAATGAAATAAAGGGGGCGTTGTTTGCTCTCGTTATGGATGCGGCCGACGTAAAGACCGATAACGCCACTGATCAACAGGTTCATGCCCGACAGGAACGACAGGATCACGATGGTCGAGGCCCAGCCGTCAATCAACTCGTCCGTGAAAAGCGCCATGATGAAGATATACGCGCCATAGGTCATCGCGCCCAGAGAGACGAGTGCGCCCAGCCAAAGAGCAAGCCGCAGTGGCGCGTCGGAAAAGCCGACGACGCCGTCCATTGCAAGACGCACCATCTTTTTTAATGGGTATTTGGACACACCTGCAGCGCGCTCGG
This DNA window, taken from Aliiroseovarius sp. F47248L, encodes the following:
- a CDS encoding class I SAM-dependent methyltransferase; protein product: MAKDQFDAYSDRYSDTVEQSISFSGLSHDFFQQSKALMIQDLLALRLKERPRPKLLDVGCGIGALHPLISPMFSLVNGVDVSKDSINRARADNPANLYKVYDGRTLPYDDNYFDMSLSICVMHHVPPADWKNFMAELGRVVAPGGLVCLIEHNPINPGTRLSVARCPFDADAVLLGTRNMRRRMREAGLIDVAIRNFVFFPSNKPGFRRLERRLHWLPLGAQYAAIGRVP
- a CDS encoding GtrA family protein: MLRFTGVGAANSALYFVFAATLNGLIGLATIPASAIAYALAAAFAYLSHKHLTFRNGAASPFEVSRFVAATAMGLALALLIPTLLYRYPPVVSFLTVLIVVPLCSFVMMKFFVFRA